From Salvia splendens isolate huo1 chromosome 16, SspV2, whole genome shotgun sequence, a single genomic window includes:
- the LOC121770397 gene encoding endo-1,4-beta-xylanase 5-like, whose product MLSPKLLCKSTFFTIFVIITFFGHEAHATPYDYTYTAECLARPLKPQYNGGAVANPELNEGLTGWSSFGESKIEHKESSDGNKYIVASTRNLSYHSFSQVLDLDKEKLYTFSGWFQVSQGEAEIAAVIKTKTSYEIVGWVIAHSGCWSMLKGGFVVNVSGPADLHFQSKNTAVDIWADSISLQPFSKDEWKSHQDQSIQKARKTRVRLQAVDQHGQPLANATFSIRQQRSAFPFGCAINANILQNTAYQNWFFSRFRYTVFGNDLKWYSTERSRGAEDYSTADAMVNLAKSRGVAIRGHNVFWDDPQYQPWWANGLAPGDLRTAADHRIKAVMGRYRGKFIHWDVVNENLHFRFFESKLGPDASRRFYTTANKIDPRATPFLNDYNTIEDSRDAASSPANYLRKIWQLRAQGYKGPLGIGLEGHFPSSNLNLPYLRSAIDTLSSARLPIWVTELDVQPGPNQASYLEQLLREIHSRSSVQGIMLWSAWGPQGCYRMCLTDNNFRNLATGNVVDNFRYTLRRVADSVGTMDSDGFFEAELFHGKYQVNITGDGFSDFRTFDNRPSGELATMQFKLDVSAS is encoded by the exons ATGTTGTCACCAAAGCTCTTATGCAAATCTACTTTCTTCACCATTTTTGTCATAATCACATTCTTCG GACATGAAGCTCATGCAACGCCTTATGATTACACATACACAGCTGAG TGTTTGGCTAGACCTCTTAAGCCTCAGTATAACGGAGGAGCAGTGGCGAATCCAGAACTTAACGAAGGATTGACGGGATGGTCGAGTTTTGGAGAATCAAAAATAGAGCATAAAGAATCTAGTGATGGAAATAAATACATTGTTGCTTCCACTAGAAACTTGTCTTATCATAGTTTTTCTCAAGTGTTAGATTTAGATAAGGAGAAACTCTACACTTTCTCAG GTTGGTTTCAGGTAAGCCAAGGGGAGGCTGAGATAGCAGCAGTTATTAAGACAAAAACAAGCTATGAAATTGTTGGTTGGGTTATTGCACATAGCGGTTGCTGGTCTATGCTTAAGGGTGGTTTTGTTGTCAATGTTTCTGGCCCTGCAGATCTTCATTTTCAG agtAAGAATACCGCAGTTGATATTTGGGCAGATAGCATCTCATTGcaaccattttcaaaagatgaGTGGAAATCTCATCAAGACCAAAGCATCCAAAAG GCGCGCAAGACAAGGGTACGATTACAGGCGGTGGACCAACACGGCCAGCCTCTCGCCAACGCGACCTTCTCCATAAGGCAGCAGCGGTCCGCCTTCCCCTTTGGCTGCGCGATCAACGCAAACATCCTCCAAAACACGGCGTACCAGAACTGGTTCTTCTCTAGATTCCGGTACACCGTGTTTGGAAACGATCTGAAATGGTACTCCACTGAGAGATCCCGCGGCGCGGAGGACTACTCCACCGCGGACGCCATGGTAAACCTCGCGAAATCCCGCGGCGTCGCGATCCGCGGCCATAACGTGTTCTGGGACGACCCGCAGTACCAGCCGTGGTGGGCCAACGGGCTCGCGCCCGGCGATCTGCGGACGGCCGCGGACCACAGGATCAAAGCGGTGATGGGAAGGTACCGCGGGAAGTTCATCCACTGGGACGTCGTCAACGAGAACCTACACTTCCGCTTCTTCGAGAGTAAGCTCGGCCCGGACGCTTCTAGAAGATTCTACACAACGGCAAACAAGATCGACCCGAGGGCAACGCCGTTTCTCAACGATTACAACACCATCGAAGATAGCCGCGACGCCGCCTCCTCTCCCGCCAATTACTTGCGGAAGATCTGGCAGCTGAGAGCGCAGGGGTATAAAGGTCCTTTGGGGATCGGATTGGAGGGCCATTTCCCGTCCTCCAATCTGAACCTGCCCTACCTTCGATCCGCCATCGATACCCTTTCTTCGGCTAGGTTGCCCATCTGGGTTACCGAATTGGACGTCCAACCGGGGCCCAATCAGGCATCCTACTTGGAGCAACTGCTGCGGGAGATTCATTCCCGCAGTAGTGTGCAGGGGATTATGTTATGGTCCGCGTGGGGCCCGCAGGGATGCTATAGGATGTGTTTGACTGACAACAATTTCAGAAACCTAGCCACGGGCAATGTTGTGGACAATTTTAGATACACTTTAAGGCGCGTTGCGGATTCGGTCGGGACTATGGATTCTGATGGGTTTTTTGAAGCTGAACTGTTCCACGGCAAATACCAAGTTAACATAACCGGAGATGGGTTTTCGGATTTCCGGACTTTTGATAATCGCCCAAGCGGGGAACTAGCGACGATGCAGTTCAAGCTTGATGTCTCAGCATCTTGA